The following nucleotide sequence is from Acidobacteriota bacterium.
TGTCGGCGACCGTGCCGGTCAGTGTGGCACTCCCGGTCTGCGCGGACGCGATGCCCGTGCCGACGACGAGGAGCAATGCGGAAACGCAGGCCCAGACCCGCGCTCCCATCCTCAACCTTCCATCCATTTGCGGCTCCTTCTCCGGTGGTTTCCCACCGCAGAGTGAAACGATCAGCCCCCAGCTAATCCGGTACTGGCCTTAGATTGGCGACAGATCGCGGCCACTCTAGCACCGAAACGCCAGTATGCAAAGGCCACAGAAGACAGTAGGACATCTTGAGATGCTCGGGGGCATCAGCCGGGGGCCTCGACGGTAGCGCCAGGCAGCAGATCACGGGCACGGTTGGCCAGAATTGCCGCAGAAAACCGGCGGGCCGCGTGCGGATTGACAGCCAGGTGCACGCGCGGCTATGGTCGACCCGAACCGCGGGCAGTCCGGACCGCCGCCGCTCCCCCAACGGCAGGCGCCCGTGACGGCGCGCGAGGAGCCGTCCGAGCCTCACGAATTCCGGCTCGAGCGGGTCCGCGTCGCGCTACACTGTTCTGGGTTCGCTTTCCTCACCCTCTGGATTCATTGGTTCGAGGTGGACGCCGCCGCGTCTGCCGGGAGTCTGGTCCATGCCCGTCATGGTGCCGCCACGCGTCTCTACATCGCGCCGGGTTGCCGCCCGGCATCTCGTTCCGTTTCTGACGATCGCGCTCGGCTTGGTGGCCGTGGCCGCGCCGCAGGACACCGTCTTCCGGTCGGCCGTCGATCTCATCGCGGTGGACGTGCAGGTCGTCGATCGCGACGGCATCCCCGTGGGAGAGATCGGCCCGGAGTCGTTCACCGTCTCGATCAACGGCGCGCCCAGGCGCGTCATCTCCGCGCAATTCGTCCGCCAGGCGGAGTCGAGCACCGTCGGCCTGAAGGGCGCGAAGGCTATGCCGCGCGCGGCGGTCGACGTGGCGCCCGTCTCGGAAACGGGCCGCACCTTCATCCTCGCGGTGGACAACAGCAGCTTCGCACCGGGCACCACGGGGCCGGCGATGGAAGCCGCACAGCACTTCATCGACGCGCTGGATCCGCACGACAAGATCGGGCTCTACGTCTATCCCTCCGGGCCGCGGCTCGAGCCGACGACCGAGCGCGCCAGGATCCGCTCGGACCTGGCCCGGGTGACGGGCGAGAAGTGGATGCCGCACAGCCGGTTCAACCTCGCGCCCTCCGAGGTCATCGACATGACGGCGGCGCTCGGGATGGGGATCCAGACCCGCCAGAACGTCATTGCGCTCGACGGCACCATCCCGGGTGCACCGGGGTCGGGTCAGCAGAGCACGCTCATCCCGCCGGACTGGGACACCGTCGTCCGCGTCATGCGCCGGGAATGCCCCGGCCAGGCCGACTGCGCGTCGAACATCCTCAACGACGTGGCGTCGCTCGCGCCGCACCTCGAGAACCAGGCGGCGACGAGCCTCAACGGCCTGGGCGCGCTCTTGCGCGGCCTTGCCGAGATGCCAGGACGCAAGGCGGTGGTGCTCGTGAGCGCCGGCGTGCTCGTCAGCGACCGCAAGGATGGTCGTCCTGACGTCGGCGACATGTCGCGCGTGCTGGGGCAGATCGCCGCCATGGCCAACGCGACCGTGTATTCCGTCCAGGTGGAGAGCGCGAGCTCGATGTCGATCGCGTCGACGCGCCTGGCGACGTCGGCCAACAACCGCGACCGGTTGCTCTACGGCAACTGGCTCGACGAGTTCTCGGCCGCGGCGGGCGGCACGCGAATCTACGTCCCGGTCGGCGCGGGCGGGTTCGCGTTCGACCGCGTGCTCCGCGAGACGTCCGCCCACTACCTCTTGGGCGTCCAGCCCGAGGAATCCGACCGCGACGGCCGCCCCCGCCAGTTGAAGGTGAAGGTCGCGCGTCCCGGCGTG
It contains:
- a CDS encoding VWA domain-containing protein — protein: MPVMVPPRVSTSRRVAARHLVPFLTIALGLVAVAAPQDTVFRSAVDLIAVDVQVVDRDGIPVGEIGPESFTVSINGAPRRVISAQFVRQAESSTVGLKGAKAMPRAAVDVAPVSETGRTFILAVDNSSFAPGTTGPAMEAAQHFIDALDPHDKIGLYVYPSGPRLEPTTERARIRSDLARVTGEKWMPHSRFNLAPSEVIDMTAALGMGIQTRQNVIALDGTIPGAPGSGQQSTLIPPDWDTVVRVMRRECPGQADCASNILNDVASLAPHLENQAATSLNGLGALLRGLAEMPGRKAVVLVSAGVLVSDRKDGRPDVGDMSRVLGQIAAMANATVYSVQVESASSMSIASTRLATSANNRDRLLYGNWLDEFSAAAGGTRIYVPVGAGGFAFDRVLRETSAHYLLGVQPEESDRDGRPRQLKVKVARPGVNVQSRQWVVIPAKNRAD